From the Rhinoderma darwinii isolate aRhiDar2 chromosome 12, aRhiDar2.hap1, whole genome shotgun sequence genome, one window contains:
- the LOC142664413 gene encoding NACHT, LRR and PYD domains-containing protein 12-like yields MEEFRGKVVTDDDVRKFQKELSEYETHELRILYEYFKDDLAHIVKILGKRITRELSSQNIVTSVVENFDTMEKELGASIASELLVQDIFDMGREAVVGFWESLFVLQADYPHPNLLSVLSEIGQKGHTSVALILLDQEGHVLREELTVIQNKHKQHLLEKTQRLEEYRVPGLNSRPKSYNITERYLDPAIITSNKFRKHMRHEIIETGGKHEYFLGKTQDRMEHISPNKLFRWCHRLGCTPHTVLMTGTPGVGKTTLMQKFVYDWVIGKHYQRFSFVFFFKFRELNRLDKVSLETMILHQYPDLEEQLDDILQDPEKLLFIFDGLDEYNGPIDFRSKHLCSHIKWMENIGMIVASLVRQSLLKGCSVLMTSRPTKLASIDTGVFQRVSEIMGFFPKQRRMYFDLFFENQRFSETAFNYVKQNDTLYTFCYLPSYCWIICTVLSNSFQPTSNDQQVSLLPKTVTQLFAIFMANILSNHSRHKENASDVLTSIGRLAEYGVINQILVFENRDLKSFSVDPSSNLPTSFMIESVQGQNVSFSFLHLIVQEFLSALVHFINYSKERLWKSLNAAISFEDGRYDMVLRFLCGLSDPSTRSVLKSHFQELSSQASIDVIQWLHKHNRKVNISEAQSSGEQEELMSDKNMRLNMFLNLFETRNKAVVLETLRSYKVCDFFEFHLTPVDCTVLGFILGSCGEIDLLDVEICFIHGEGLERLSSTLHNIQELRLGNNNLTDKDINILCAILCNPACRIQKLSLRNNAFRDLSCEVLACAIRKNNTLEELDLSGNHVAGTKFSDLVTTLSSPTCRVKSLLLREVKLTNEYAPLLVLLSNNPNLTHLDLSNNYFMDSSASHIQDLILQSTNLKEIRIDVNEFSKKTAETIKRLEDVKPGLSIKT; encoded by the exons atgatgtcaggaaattccaaaaGGAGCTGTCCGAATATGAAACACACGAGCTGAGGATTCTATATGAATATTTCAAAGATGATTTGGCACATATTGTGAAGATTTTGGGCAAGAGAATTACAAGGGAACTTAGTTCTCAGAACATCGTTACCTCTGTAGTAGAA aactttgaCACAATGGAAAAAGAGCTAGGAGCATCTATAGCTTCTGAACTGTTGGTACAAGATATATTCGATATGGGACGGGAAGCTGTGGTTGGATTCTGGGAAAGTCTCTTTGTTCTTCAAGCTGATTACCCACACCCTAATCTACTCAGTGTACTCAGTGAAATTGGCCAAAAAG GTCACACCTCTGTGGCACTGATTTTGTTAGACCAAGAAGGACATGTTCTGAGAGAAGAACTGACGG TGATTCAGAATAAACACAAGCAACATCTACTGGAGAAAACACAAAGACTAGAAGAGTACAGAGTCCCGGGTCTGAACTCCCGGCCTAAATCCTATAACATTACAGAGAGATATCTGGATCCAGCCATTATTACCAGCAACAAGTTCAGAAAACATATGCGGCATGAGATCATAGAAACTGGAGGAAAACATGAATATTTCTTGGGCAAAACTCAGGATAGAATGGAACATATTTCCCCTAATAAGCTATTCCGATGGTGCCACCGCTTAGGTTGTACACCTCATACTGTCCTTATGACTGGAACACCTGGAGTAGGAAAGACTACCCTGATGCAGAAGTTTGTCTATGACTGGGTAATTGGAAAACACTATCAGAGATTCTCTTTTGTCTTTTTCTTCAAGTTCCGGGAACTCAATAGACTGGATAAGGTTAGTCTGGAGACCATGATCCTCCATCAATAcccagatctggaggagcagcttGACGACATCTTACAAGATCCAGAGAAACTTCTCTTTATATTTGATGGATTAGATGAATATAATGGACCAATTGACTTCCGCTCAAAACatttgtgctcccatataaaatgGATGGAAAATATTGGCATGATTGTGGCTAGTTTAGTAAGACAGTCTCTTCTCAAAGGTTGCTCTGTGTTAATGACTAGTCGCCCAACCAAGTTGGCATCCATAGATACTGGGGTTTTTCAACGGGTATCTGAAATTATGGGATTCTTTCCCAAACAAAGGAGGATGTATTTTGACCTTTTTTTCGAAAACCAACGGTTTTCCGAAACGGCTTTTAATTATGTGAAGCAGAACGACACATTGTACACGTTCTGTTACCTCCCATCTTACTGCTGGATCATCTGTACAGTCTTATCCAACAGCTTCCAACCAACAAGTAATGATCAGCAGGTGTCATTATTACCCAAAACGGTGACACAACTTTTTGCAATATTTATGGCCAACATTCTGTCCAATCACAGCAGACATAAAGAAAATGCTTCAGACGTATTAACGTCCATTGGAAGACTGGCAGAATATGGAGTAATAAATCAAATTCTCGTATTTGAAAATAGAGATTTGAAATCATTTTCTGTGGATCCTTCCTCTAACTTACCGACAAGCTTTATGATTGAGTCTGTTCAAGGTCAAAATGTGAGTTTCAGCTTCCTACATCTTATCGTGCAAGAGTTTCTTTCTGCATTAGTTCATTTTATTAACTATTCTAAAGAGCGGTTGTGGAAATCTCTCAACGCAGCTATAAGTTTTGAGGATGGCCGCTATGACATGGTTCTTCGTTTTCTCTGTGGTCTCTCTGATCCGTCGACCCGCTCTGTGTTAAAGTCGCATTTCCAAGAACTTTCCAGCCAAGCTTCCATTGATGTTATACAGTGGCTTCATAAACACAATAGAAAAGTGAACATATCGGAAGCTCAGTCTAGTGGTGAACAGGAGGAACTAATGTCTGACAAGAACATGCGCCTTAATATgtttctaaatttatttgaaaCCCGGAACAAAGCTGTAGTGTTAGAGACTCTTAGATCCTACAAAGTATGTGATTTTTTTGAATTTCACTTGACGCCTGTAGATTGCACTGTCTTAGGTTTTATCCTTGGCTCTTGTGGAGAGATTGATCTCCTTGATGTAGAAATCTGTTTTATTCATGGTGAAGGATTGGAGAGACTATCCTCAACCCTACACAACATTCAGGAGCTGAG gctTGGTAACAATAACCTAACGGATAAAGATATTAACATTCTGTGCGCCATACTATGCAATCCAGCGTGCAGGATACAGAAATTAAG TCTGAGAAATAATGCCTTCAGAGATCTTTCATGCGAAGTCTTGGCCTGTGCAATAAGGAAAAACAATACCCTGGAGGAACTTGACCTGTCTGGAAACCATGTGGCTGGCACAAAGTTCAGTGACCTAGTGACCACTTTGTCCAGTCCAACCTGCAGAGTTAAGAGTTTGCT CCTTCGGGAGGTCAAGCTGACAAATGAGTATGCTCCATTACTGGTCTTATTAAGTAACAATCCAAACCTCACACATTTGGATCTGAGCAACAATTACTTCATGGACTCCAGTGCCAGCCACATCCAGGATCTTATCCTGCAATCAACCAACCTGAAAGAAATCAG GATAGATGTCAATGAATTTTCTAAAAAGACAGCAGAAACAATAAAAAGGCTGGAAGACGTCAAACCGGGATTGAGTATCAAAACGTAA